A window of Primulina huaijiensis isolate GDHJ02 chromosome 9, ASM1229523v2, whole genome shotgun sequence contains these coding sequences:
- the LOC140985411 gene encoding dirigent protein 5-like, with product MMNLINRFCLAILFILLSCSLSTCASKLNPDKPCKRLVLYYHDILFNGTDLSNATSAKITNDTALGFHFGMMVVFDDPLTKDNRLLSPPVGRAQGFYFYDRKTTYNAWFAYTLIFNSSDYKGTLNIMGADPLPEKTRDLSVVGGTGDFFMARGIATFKTDDFQGDYYFRLKMDIKLYECYK from the coding sequence ATGATGAATCTTATCAACAGATTTTGCTTAGCCATACTATTTATCCTCCTATCATGTTCACTTTCCACTTGTGCCAGTAAACTAAACCCAGACAAACCTTGCAAAAGACTCGTGCTTTACTACCACGACATCTTATTCAATGGTACCGATTTATCAAATGCGACATCTGCTAAGATCACGAATGATACCGCCCTAGGTTTCCATTTTGGAATGATGGTTGTGTTTGACGACCCCCTCACGAAAGATAATCGTCTCCTCTCGCCTCCCGTCGGACGCGCTCAAGGGTTTTATTTCTACGACAGAAAGACCACTTACAATGCTTGGTTTGCATATACTTTGATTTTCAACTCGAGTGATTATAAAGGGACGTTGAATATTATGGGTGCGGATCCGCTGCCTGAAAAAACGAGGGATCTTTCGGTTGTAGGGGGGACGGGCGATTTCTTTATGGCTAGAGGGATTGCTACATTCAAGACTGATGATTTTCAGGGAGATTATTATTTTCGTTTGAAGATGGATATCAAGTTGTATGAATGCTACAAGTAG